GTGGTGCTGGACGATATCCCCGGGTCGCTGGCCAGGCTGGCTGCTGAAGTGGCCGCCGTACGGGCCAACATCTTCCTCATCAACCACGAACGCCGCTCCATCGATCTTCCCCTCGGCAAGACCGAAGTCCTCCTGGAACTGGAGACCCGGGGCTACGAGCATATCCAGGAGATTATCGCCCACCTGGGAAAACAGGGCTACGAAGTTGATGTCGTAAAATGAACTCCCGTGTGAGGGGGGCGCCGTTGTCCGGGTCCACGAGCTCCGGCCGCAGGAGGTCGGCGGCCGTGTCAACATCGTGCCACAGGGGGAGAAGGGCCGTTGCGACCCCCGCCCCGGCCGCCTTGGACAGTGACCGCTGCAGCACTTTCCCCGTGGACCAGGGAATATCCCTGAAGAGCTCACGATGGAGCCGGGCCATGGCCACGAGGTAGTAGCCCCCGTCCACGGCGGGACCGAACACGGCATCAACGTCAGGAAAACGGAGCAGATCAAAGGCCCGCTCCACGAAAGATACCGGCAGATCGGGAGAATCGGTACCTATTACCGCCACTTCGTCGTATCCCCGGCGAAAGACATGGTCGAAGGCAGTCTCCAGCCGTTCCCCCATCCCCTTCCCCACCTGTGGACAAATAAATCCTCCACTGGCCGTTTCGGCGAAGTATTCCGCCGCTCCAGCCCACTGTTCATAAAAGAGGAATTTGTCCACATCCGTTATTTGCCCGGTTTTGGCAAGGATATCCAAAAGCATCCGCCGGTAAAGCTCGGCGGCCTCTTCCGCAGTAAGATGCGGGACCAGCCTTGTTTTGACACGCCCCGGTGACGGTCTTTTGGCAAAAATGATCAGTGCTTTTGACATGCTTCAAGGGGATTCAGCGGAAAGAAGTCGTGGCGGCAACATCTAGCCTTATCCACAAGTTTGGCTTTTTTCAACATGGTTATCCACACCTAATGTGTACATCAAGGGTGATGCGCCTGGAGGAAGAAACTTCACCCCATAAACAACAACACACAATCGTTATGTCATTTTTTTGTCACGCTCAATGGCGGCATAAGCCGAGTGCTTGTGGATCGATTCGAAATTCTCCGCCTCTACGGAAAACCAGGTAA
The nucleotide sequence above comes from Geobacter benzoatilyticus. Encoded proteins:
- a CDS encoding TIGR04282 family arsenosugar biosynthesis glycosyltransferase — protein: MSKALIIFAKRPSPGRVKTRLVPHLTAEEAAELYRRMLLDILAKTGQITDVDKFLFYEQWAGAAEYFAETASGGFICPQVGKGMGERLETAFDHVFRRGYDEVAVIGTDSPDLPVSFVERAFDLLRFPDVDAVFGPAVDGGYYLVAMARLHRELFRDIPWSTGKVLQRSLSKAAGAGVATALLPLWHDVDTAADLLRPELVDPDNGAPLTREFILRHQLRSPVFPGGR